Proteins from a single region of Plasmodium brasilianum strain Bolivian I chromosome 13, whole genome shotgun sequence:
- a CDS encoding N-acyl-phosphatidylethanolamine-hydrolyzing phospholipase D — MYIIPTGIAIHASEHTNFEELKNCKNVEEKNKIKKYITKRLANHFGFAFHMDVDRTNMCNGSSINKSTVKEIPSNNNGGYVDKKPLTDNEEINAIWPERISYVTPLKVKKKIMDEKFNVIYIGHMSILIQLKNFNILIDPVLSNRIGLYNVLGIKRTIKAGISFEYLPNIDFILLSNNRFDTMDISTLKKIILRDSSIVIGGMNIRRYLTKRNFPVVYPLNWFNKLTFENISFYYLPTLTNSHRYFCLDKNVYLPGSFLIHDTLSNASIFYSGHSAYSCHFLQIKNYVNIILKNGNIDLAILPIGIYKPRSLYDHFHMSPEQAVLSHFDLNSKMSLGIGMDVFCLGGEKYREATTELVNILDIYENEKKKKINFVTLQPGHNITF, encoded by the exons atgtACATAATACCAACTGGCATAGCCATACACGCTAGTGAACATACAAATTTTGAAGAATTGAAAAATT GTAAAAAtgtggaagaaaaaaataaaataaaaaaatatattacaaaaaggTTAGCTAATCATTTTGGATTTGCATTTCATATGGATGTAGATAGAACCAATATGTGCAATGGTAgtagtataaataaaagtactGTGAAAGAAATTCCTTCAAACAACAATGGTGGATATGTAGATAAAAAACCGTTAACTGATAATGAAGAGATAAATGCAATATGGCCTGAAAGGATTTCTTACGTAACTCCCttgaaagtaaaaaaaaaaataatggatgaaaaatttaatgttatttatattggACATATGAGCATTTTAATtcagttaaaaaattttaatatattaatagatCCAGTATTGTCAAACCGAATAGGATTATATAACGTGTTAGGTATTAAAAGAACAATAAAAGCTGGCATATCTTTTGAGTATTTACCGAAtattgattttattttattaagtaaTAATAGATTTGATACAATGGATATAAGtacgttaaaaaaaattatattaagagATAGCAGTATAGTAATTGGCGGTATGAACATAAGGAGATATTTgacaaaaagaaattttcCTGTTGTTTATCCTTTAAATTGgtttaataaattaacttttgaaaatatatctttttattatttacctACTTTAACCAATAGTCATAGATATTTTTGTTTggataaaaatgtataccTGCCAGgatcttttttaattcatgATACTTTGTCAAAtgcttctattttttatagtgGTCATTCGGCTTATTCTTGTCATTTTTtgcaaattaaaaattatgttaatattattttaaaaaatggtaatatCGATTTAGCTATTTTACCTATTGGTATATATAAACCGCGTTCATTATACGATCATTTTCACATGTCTCCTGAACAAGCAGTGCTG aGTCATTTTGATTTGAATAGTAAAATGTCTTTGGGCATAGGAATGGACGTGTTTTGTTTAGGTGGGGAGAAATACAGAGAAGCTACAACAGAACTTGTAAACATTTTAGATATTTatgaaaacgaaaaaaaaaaaaaaattaattttgttacatTACAACCAGGACACAATATTACATTCTGA